One genomic segment of Helianthus annuus cultivar XRQ/B chromosome 14, HanXRQr2.0-SUNRISE, whole genome shotgun sequence includes these proteins:
- the LOC110905137 gene encoding UDP-glycosyltransferase 88B1-like has protein sequence MESAAVVLYPFPGMGHLVSMVELAKLIHIHDPSLSVNVFITPAPFDTTGSTENYINTVSAATPSINFHRFPTVPLPPDFSSDFMDLAFGIPELYNPIVHDTLVTISKKSTIKAVILDFFSNAAFRVSRSLNFPTYYFYTSGASGLCEFLYLPTIHNNTSKNIKDLDIYFDIPGVPPIHASDMPPVMFDRETDMYKNFIDTASNMAKSSGLIANSFVGLEERAVDAIRNGKCTTYDPTPPLYLIGPLIASGNQVDPSENECFKWLDAQPSRSVVFLCFGSMGVFEIRQLKEMAIGLMKSEQRFLWVVRDPPPDNEKDSDSCGKDLGLDAILPEGFLDRTADKGLVVKNWAPQPAILSHDSVGGFVTHCGWNSMLEAVVAGVPMVAWPLYAEQKMNRVFLVEEMKVAVAVKMSADGFVTAEAVEEKVRELMEGEEGRAVRERVLEMRRRAKAALGDGGSSRVDFLKLTNSWMDM, from the coding sequence ATGGAATCTGCGGCGGTGGTTCTGTACCCTTTTCCAGGGATGGGCCACCTGGTTTCCATGGTGGAACTTGCAAAACTAATCCACATTCACGACCCTTCACTCTCTGTTAACGTCTTCATCACTCCGGCGCCTTTTGATACTACTGGCTCCACTGAAAACTACATCAACACCGTCTCCGCCGCCACTCCTTCCATCAACTTCCACCGTTTCCCCACCGTCCCACTTCCACCAGACTTCTCTTCAGATTTCATGGACCTTGCTTTTGGTATCCCGGAGCTTTACAACCCAATTGTCCACGACACCCTCGTAACCATCTCCAAAAAATCAACCATTAAAGCTGTCATTCTGGATTTCTTTTCTAATGCGGCTTTTCGAGTATCTAGATCGCTAAACTTTCCGACTTACTACTTCTATACAAGTGGCGCTTCTGGCCTTTGTGAGTTCTTGTACCTCCCTACCATCCACAACAATACTTCAAAAAACATTAAAGATCTAGACATTTACTTTGATATTCCTGGTGTACCTCCCATTCATGCTTCTGACATGCCACCGGTTATGTTTGATAGAGAAACCGACATGTACAAAAACTTCATAGACACTGCTAGTAACATGGCGAAATCTTCGGGTCTAATTGCAAACAGTTTTGTGGGTCTTGAAGAAAGAGCTGTTGATGCGATTAGGAATGGTAAATGCACCACCTATGATCCAACTCCGCCGCTTTATCTAATCGGGCCTTTGATTGCCAGTGGTAATCAAGTGGATCCTAGTGAAAATGAGTGCTTCAAATGGTTAGATGCACAACCGAGTAGAAGTGTAGTGTTTTTATGTTTTGGGAGTATGGGTGTGTTTGAGATACGCCAGTTGAAGGAAATGGCTATTGGGTTGatgaaaagtgagcaaagatttTTGTGGGTGGTGAGGGATCCACCACCAGATAACGAAAAAGATTCGGATTCGTGTGGTAAAGATCTCGGGCTTGATGCTATTCTTCCTGAAGGGTTTTTGGACAGGACCGCGGATAAGGGTCTGGTGGTGAAAAACTGGGCACCGCAGCCGGCTATACTTAGTCATGATTCTGTAGGTGGATTTGTAACTCACTGTGGGTGGAACTCGATGCTTGAGGCGGTGGTTGCTGGGGTTCCGATGGTGGCGTGGCCATTGTATGCGGAGCAAAAGATGAATAGGGTGTTTTTGGTTGAAGAAATGAAGGTGGCAGTGGCGGTGAAAATGTCGGCAGATGGGTTTGTGACTGCGGAGGCGGTGGAGGAGAAGGTGAGGGAGTTGATGGAGGGTGAGGAAGGGAGAGCGGTGAGAGAACGGGTTTTAGAGATGAGGCGAAGAGCAAAGGCGGCATTGGGGGACGGCGGCTCGTCCCGAGTTGATTTCTTGAAATTAACCAACTCCTGGATGGACATGTAA